From Apium graveolens cultivar Ventura chromosome 9, ASM990537v1, whole genome shotgun sequence, the proteins below share one genomic window:
- the LOC141686344 gene encoding uncharacterized protein LOC141686344 — MSEAEEIWINLPRSSDEYINGVKNFVKNAMAKYAFGAELKCPCGFEDDLSQMLNLTYTNREPNSDAWKFYRLIEDGKQPLYPGSKKISRLSFLVRLYHWKCLNGVTQTAFGEMLQLLKEAFPDIEIPTLFNSAKHRDTEEEHKNDTIPAKVMRYFHLKPKLQRMYMCKEFAKLMTWHVAWKKDGMLRHPADGVAWKTMDAKYPNFSSENRNIRLGIASDGFNPFGIMSGSHSTWPVIVVNYNLPPWLNMKPENLIMSTLIPGPNDPVNSIDVYLQPLVEELKELWDVGVNTFDTATNQNFVLRASVLWIISDFPGYAMLSGWSTKGYLACPICNYKILSTYLKHSRKAPAVLSGRMIKRLLDGYQNTFGKVKGKRKVSCDLNPWNKKSIFFQLPYWSENSIRHNLNVMHIEKNIYDSILGTLLNISGKTKDHVNARLDLQEMGDNESSSVNELGTRIHETSEYPILSGRNQKGKAYQLSDDVWTAAHILFNYNDKEVEALIEQHRSLFDVNAKLNKYKRARTHTDEVCEWFKTEIRKKLNVSREIASLAIGPKRVARRFRGYVVNGYRFHTKSRDKKCIIQNSGVYLTALTTSFASLKDQKPTTGEVTYYGSIEKIFEVDYWGCLNMVLFRCTWMGGDFMTFNLHHKGEFHKSKYAGGTVNTVKDFELDVFSYSELMEWVHQLGYKEIGGIYV, encoded by the exons ATGAGTGAGGCAGAGGAAATCTGGATAAATCTACCAAGATCAAGTGACGAGTATATTAATGGGGTCAAAAATTTCGTCAAAAATGCGATGGCTAAATATGCATTCGGCGCTGAATTGAAGTGCCCTTGTG GGTTTGAAGATGATCTTAGTCAGATGTTGAACCTTACTTACACCAATAGGGAACCTAATTCAGATGCTTGGAAATTTTATCGCCTTATCGAAGACGGGAAACAGCCCTTGTATCCTGGTTCCAAAAAAATTTCTAGATTAAGTTTTCTTGTTAGGTTGTACCACTGGAAGTGTCTTAATGGGGTGACGCAAACTGCATTTGGTGAAATGTTACAGTTATTAAAGGAGGCATTTCCTGATATTGAGATACCTACTTTATTTAATTCTGCTAAACAC AGGGAtacagaagaagaacataagaatgatacaatACCGGCAAAAGTCATGAGATATTTTCATTTAAAACCAAAGCTACAGAGGATGTATATGTGTAAAGAGTTCGCAAAATTAATGACTTGGCATGTAGCTTGGAAGAAGGACGGAATGTTACGGCACCCGGCTGATGGTGTAGCTTGGAAGACAATGGATGCCAAATATCCAAATTTTTCATCCGAAAATCGAAACATTAGATTAGGTATAGCTTCTGATGGATTCAATCCATTTGGTATAATGAGTGGCAGTCATAGTACCTGGCCAGTTATTGTGGTGAACTACAACTTACCTCCCTGGCTAAATATGAAACCGGAGAATTTAATTATGTCCACACTTATACCAGGTCCAAATGATCCCGTAAATAGTATTGACGTCTACTTGCAACCTTTGGTGGAGGAGCTGAAAGAGTTATGGGATGTAGGTGTAAACACTTTTGATACAGCGACGAATCAGAATTTTGTATTAAGGGCAAGTGTATTGTGGATAATAAGCGACTTCCCCGGTTACGCAATGTTATCGGGATGGAGTACTAAAGGATATTTGGCTTGCCCTATATGCAATTACAAGATATTATCAACCTATTTGAAACATAGTAGGAAG GCCCCTGCAGTTTTATCAGGAAGAATGATCAAGAGGCTGTTGGATGGTTACCAGAATACTTTTGGTAAGGTGAAGGGGAAACGGAAAGTCAGTTGTGACTTGAATCCTTGGAATAAGAAGTCAATATTTTTTCAGTTACCTTATTGGAGTGAAAATTCAATACGACATAATCTTAATGTCATGCATATAGAAAAGAATATATATGATAGTATTCTTGGTACTTTATTAAATATCAGTGGTAAGACAAAAGATCATGTAAATGCTCGGTTAGATTTGCAAGAAATGG GAGATAACGAGAGCAGTTCAGTGAATGAGTTAGGAACCAGAATTCATGAAAccagtgaatatccaattctttCAGGGAGGAACCAGAAAGGGAAAGCTTATCAGTTGTCTGATGATGTATGGACTGCGGCTCATATATTGTTTAACTATAATGATAAGGAAGTAGAGGCGCTAATTGA GCAACATCGTTCATTATTTGACGTAAATGCAAAGTTGAACAAGTACAAAAGAGCAAGAACACACACAGATGAAGTATGCGAGTGGTTCAAGACTGAAATTAGAAAAAAACTGAATGTTTCGAGGGAAATTGCATCGTTGGCGATAGGTCCTAAACGAGTTGCTAGACGGTTCAGAGGATATGTAGTAAATGGGTATAGGTTCCATACGAAAAGTAGAGATAAGAAGTGCATAATACAAAATAGCGGCGTTTATCTAACCGCCTTAACCACCAGTTTCGCTAGTCTAAAGGACCAAAAACCAACAACCGGGGAGGTTACTTATTATGGTTCGATTGAGAAAATATTCGAGGTTGACTATTGGGGTTGTCTTAATATGGTTTTGTTTAGGTGTACCTG GATGGGAGGTGACTTTATGACCTTCAATTTGCATCACAAGGGTGAGTTCCACAAAAGTAAATATGCTGGCGGAACAGTAAATACAGTGAAGGACTTCGAGCTTGATGTCTTCTCATATTCGGAACTGATGGAGTGGGTCCACCAACTTGGCTATAAGGAAATTGGAGGAATTTATGTGTAA